In Blastocatellia bacterium, one DNA window encodes the following:
- a CDS encoding zinc-ribbon domain-containing protein gives MYCPQCGTLSPDDRKFCTTCGLNLALISDVILHRSRSAKGGSSWPSLMEMIFGKQREPTPEERRLNDIRNGIIAMLTGAGITIFLYFLLNAVATRPDVRPEDAPIIRAVALCGVIPFMVGVGLLINGLFFWKLGPKVSPSTVETARESPPSPSLTAGETLRMAPSVTEQTTMPLENQGYESPRTQNR, from the coding sequence ATGTACTGCCCTCAGTGCGGGACCCTTTCGCCTGATGATCGAAAGTTTTGCACGACCTGCGGTCTCAACCTCGCTCTCATTTCAGACGTGATTCTACATCGGTCGCGTTCGGCCAAAGGAGGATCATCCTGGCCATCCCTGATGGAAATGATCTTCGGCAAGCAGCGTGAACCAACGCCGGAAGAGAGGCGCTTGAACGACATTCGCAATGGCATCATCGCCATGTTGACGGGCGCGGGCATTACGATTTTCCTCTATTTCCTCCTGAACGCTGTTGCCACACGTCCTGACGTGAGACCTGAAGATGCGCCGATCATCCGAGCTGTCGCCCTGTGCGGAGTCATTCCCTTCATGGTGGGCGTGGGGTTGCTGATCAACGGCCTCTTTTTCTGGAAGCTGGGTCCGAAGGTGTCGCCTTCGACTGTCGAGACAGCTCGAGAGAGTCCGCCGTCGCCTTCTCTTACGGCTGGTGAGACTCTCCGCATGGCTCCGAGTGTCACCGAACAAACGACGATGCCCCTCGAGAACCAGGGTTACGAATCGCCTCGCACGCAAAACCGGTGA